A stretch of the Janthinobacterium sp. B9-8 genome encodes the following:
- a CDS encoding lamin tail domain-containing protein has product MNNDRLQQYGVGLAGLSLSLILTACGGGGGDAEPASVTPTAPPSVIVPTLTPTLVPDTGVTSLPPTPTPVPASGPVLPGALLISEVSSNYLDQTGAWLEIYNSSAQDLSLNGVSLRTAGSGWRGASESFLLPANTQVKAGGYLLVAAKMAQKRQNTDQIVYVSDFQSTPYWDENGAVELVKDGVTLDFVRFGNSTAMPVSAGAWLGSNVAAMPVTYGQSLVRLGDMKVNSRSKQDWALVPFATPGGLNDVAAAAVDRDHDGIPDSAEVPGGTFAGIDYYAMGARVGQPDVFIQIDHMKSNDLGIIPAKEAMQKVVDAFKLRNIAVHFDSGTLYSNEFSPAKFNLGGSRVSRHNEVAYHQCLGMSEKFNCASIYDYKDQSMDIRRKQVFHYLMMANSQKEDGTAGSSGYAEVIGNDIIVTLGDWNLNTSSANEINKLINFQAATIMHELGHNLGLDHGGDEGVNNKPNYYSVMNYLYQLMGLGSNAQSASAIDRYFFAKQANGLGWNSLCKLDAGPCSRDFRIDYSDGSGSRLDENNLNESAMIGRGSFGAYADWNLDQQFNRSNYALDLNDDGNKAYLYDYNDWGNLTLAFARVASGNSGASMKRSASVAAINPILNDKQRWSVETAPSASFMAAVRRAH; this is encoded by the coding sequence ATGAATAACGATCGTTTGCAGCAATATGGTGTGGGTTTGGCTGGTTTAAGTTTGAGCTTGATTTTAACTGCGTGCGGAGGTGGCGGAGGGGATGCTGAGCCTGCCAGCGTAACGCCAACTGCGCCTCCATCTGTCATTGTTCCCACCTTAACGCCAACTCTGGTGCCTGATACCGGTGTAACTTCTCTGCCTCCTACGCCAACGCCTGTGCCCGCATCTGGCCCTGTTTTGCCGGGCGCTTTATTAATTAGTGAAGTTTCAAGTAATTATTTAGACCAAACAGGCGCATGGCTGGAAATTTACAATAGCAGCGCTCAGGATTTGTCTTTGAATGGCGTTAGTTTGCGAACAGCAGGGTCTGGATGGCGAGGCGCGTCGGAATCATTTCTCTTGCCTGCCAATACACAGGTTAAGGCGGGCGGCTATTTGCTAGTGGCGGCAAAGATGGCTCAGAAAAGACAAAATACCGATCAGATTGTGTATGTTAGCGATTTTCAAAGCACGCCGTATTGGGATGAAAATGGCGCAGTTGAGCTGGTTAAGGATGGCGTAACGCTTGATTTTGTCCGCTTTGGTAATAGCACGGCTATGCCAGTTTCTGCTGGCGCATGGCTGGGTAGTAATGTGGCGGCGATGCCTGTGACTTATGGCCAATCCTTGGTGCGTTTGGGCGATATGAAGGTCAATTCGCGCAGTAAGCAGGATTGGGCTTTAGTTCCTTTTGCTACGCCTGGCGGGCTTAATGATGTTGCGGCGGCAGCGGTCGATCGGGATCATGATGGTATTCCCGATAGCGCAGAAGTGCCAGGTGGAACATTTGCAGGGATTGATTATTATGCAATGGGCGCAAGAGTAGGTCAGCCTGATGTTTTTATTCAAATTGATCATATGAAGTCTAATGATCTGGGAATCATTCCTGCTAAAGAAGCCATGCAAAAAGTGGTAGATGCATTTAAATTGCGTAATATTGCTGTGCATTTTGATTCAGGCACTTTATATAGTAATGAATTTAGCCCCGCCAAATTTAATTTGGGTGGTAGCCGTGTGAGTAGACATAATGAAGTGGCTTATCACCAATGCCTTGGTATGAGTGAAAAATTCAATTGTGCTTCGATCTATGATTATAAAGATCAGAGTATGGATATTCGTCGTAAGCAGGTATTTCACTACCTGATGATGGCTAATTCACAGAAAGAAGATGGCACGGCAGGCTCGTCTGGATATGCAGAAGTTATTGGTAACGATATTATCGTTACTTTGGGTGATTGGAATTTAAATACTTCAAGTGCGAATGAAATCAATAAATTAATCAATTTTCAAGCCGCAACAATAATGCACGAGCTAGGACATAACCTGGGTTTGGATCATGGCGGGGACGAGGGAGTTAATAATAAGCCTAATTATTATAGCGTCATGAATTATCTTTACCAATTAATGGGCTTGGGTAGTAATGCTCAATCGGCTTCTGCAATTGATCGTTATTTCTTTGCCAAGCAGGCTAATGGTTTGGGCTGGAATTCCTTGTGTAAATTGGATGCAGGCCCGTGCAGCAGGGATTTTAGAATAGATTATTCGGATGGATCGGGTAGCAGGCTGGATGAAAATAATCTTAACGAATCAGCCATGATAGGCAGAGGCTCGTTTGGGGCTTATGCGGATTGGAATCTGGATCAGCAATTTAATCGCTCAAATTATGCTTTAGATTTGAATGATGATGGCAATAAAGCGTATTTGTACGACTACAATGACTGGGGTAATCTTACTTTGGCTTTTGCGCGTGTCGCCAGTGGTAATAGCGGGGCGTCGATGAAACGGAGTGCAAGCGTGGCTGCAATTAATCCTATCTTGAATGATAAACAGCGCTGGTCGGTCGAAACAGCACCTTCTGCAAGCTTTATGGCAGCGGTGCGTCGTGCGCACTAA
- the serB gene encoding phosphoserine phosphatase SerB yields MFRLVIQAPEIATQNLKQLARLSGAHSIEAIHQQAFRLQGAEISNEEAVADFCESNQLDFAFIPEDTKVQDIGLVVMDMDSTLITIECIDEIADMQGIKAEVSAITASAMRGEIDFQESLTRRVALLAGLDESALERVYTERLKLMAGAEAMLKGFHDAGAKTLLISGGFTFFTEKLQAKLGLTRTIANVLEIENGKLTGKVIGDIVDAERKKSELIKYRTELGLRADQVVAMGDGANDLPMLKEAGFGVACHAKPLVQREAPYCINQVGLDGVLNYFI; encoded by the coding sequence ATGTTCCGTCTTGTTATCCAAGCGCCAGAAATTGCCACGCAAAACTTAAAGCAACTTGCCCGCCTTTCAGGCGCACACAGTATTGAAGCAATTCATCAGCAGGCGTTTCGTTTACAAGGCGCTGAGATAAGCAACGAAGAAGCCGTCGCCGATTTTTGCGAATCCAATCAGCTTGATTTCGCTTTTATTCCTGAAGACACCAAGGTGCAAGATATTGGCCTCGTGGTGATGGATATGGATTCCACATTGATTACTATCGAATGCATCGATGAAATCGCTGATATGCAGGGCATTAAAGCAGAAGTATCGGCCATTACCGCCAGCGCCATGCGCGGCGAAATCGACTTTCAAGAAAGCCTCACACGCCGCGTAGCGCTATTAGCAGGCTTAGATGAAAGCGCGCTAGAGCGCGTTTACACCGAGCGCCTTAAGCTCATGGCAGGTGCCGAAGCCATGCTTAAAGGTTTTCATGATGCGGGGGCAAAAACACTGCTTATTTCGGGTGGATTTACTTTCTTTACCGAGAAACTACAAGCAAAACTAGGCCTCACTCGCACCATCGCCAATGTATTAGAAATTGAAAACGGCAAGCTTACCGGCAAAGTGATTGGCGATATTGTTGATGCTGAACGCAAAAAATCTGAACTCATCAAATACCGGACCGAGCTAGGCTTGCGTGCCGATCAAGTTGTGGCGATGGGAGATGGGGCTAACGATTTACCGATGCTCAAAGAAGCAGGCTTTGGCGTTGCCTGCCACGCCAAACCACTCGTGCAACGCGAAGCACCATATTGTATTAATCAGGTGGGGTTAGATGGCGTGTTGAATTACTTTATTTAA